TCATCAGGTAGAAACGACTTGCGCATATTCACATCAAGCGATTTGCTTAGACGTGTCGCCATCGTTTGGATCTTTTGATCCATTCTGATCCGCTGCTCGTTCATGCCCGTCCCGCCGCCCGTCTTCCGGGTCTATCTTGAGAAGGAACGCAAAACCGCCGGAAACTGATGGTTAGCGTTCTTCCGCAAAAATGTCAGGAAAGCGTTTGACAGGCAAGGATTTTTTCAAATGGTGGGCCGGTATCCGGTGAAATCATTTATTTACAATGACTTATCTTATTTCGCGGATCAAGCGCGTCAAGTGCTTGTGTCGCTGCCATCTCTTAAACGCAAGATGTACCCGATTCACATAGGCGGTTTTGCTTCCAAAGAACGAATCTGAGTCTCTTAAATCATTCCCAGTCTCTCGGCTCGCTCCAACAGCATCTTGACCGATGAGGGCTGCCATCTCGTTCGGCCACGGGGCGTGCGTTCGCGCATAGATTCCAGCCGTTCACAGATCGCTTGAAGCGTGATGTCAGGATCTGCGCCCTTGATGCCAGCAATAATGGCGGGCAGGCGATCGTCCGTTTCGCGGCGCCCGGCGCGGGCCAGCACCTCGGTAGGCAGGAAGCCGTCGCGGACATAGGCCTTCACAGCGCGCAGCAGGCGGCTTTGGGTCCAGCGACGCGCCTCGGGCAAGGGGCCGTTGATGATGCGCAGCACGTCCTCCCAAGCCAAGTCGGGTCGCAACCGGCGCACGTGGGGCACCCAATCTTGTGCCGTCTCGTTCAAACGCTCCATGTAGCCGTCCTGTCGCGCCAGCCGCACTTTGCGAAGAGCAGCAGGGTCTTTGGCACGCAGCCCAGGGTTCCCGCCCACGCGGCCCTTTGTGCGCGCGCTGGCGAGGCCAGCCTTGGTGCGTTCCCGGATCAGGGCGCGCTCGAACTCGGCCGCAGCGCCCAAGACCTGCAGCGTGAACTTGCCTTGCGGGGATCCGGTGTCGATCGGGTCCTGAATGGAACGAAAGAACGCACCCTTGGCCTCCAGCCGTTCGATCACCTCCAGCAAATGCGACAGGGATCGCGCGAGGCGGTCGATCCGCACGACAACCAGCGTGTCGCCCTTGCCGATGCGTTCTAACACCCGCGCAAGCACCGGCCGCGCACGATTGCCGCCCGAGGCCTGTTCTTCATGGATCTCGGCGCAGCCCGCGGATTTCAGGGCCTGCGACTGGGGCAGGGGGGTTTGATCCTCTGTTGAAACGCGCGCGTAGCCTATCAATGGCATCAAAACAGTCTTTTTGCAGTTTCATATACCGCCAATAAACGACCGTTTGAAAACAGATGCAAGGGCGTGCTCAGTGGCGCTCGTCATCTGTCGCGTTTAGTTCCCGATTTCAATTGAAGCAGTAAGCTGAAACTGAAGCGCTGGAATTTCACCTTAGCGCTTCACCAATGGGTCAAGAATCCTGAGCTTCACA
This genomic window from Puniceibacterium sp. IMCC21224 contains:
- a CDS encoding recombinase family protein is translated as MPLIGYARVSTEDQTPLPQSQALKSAGCAEIHEEQASGGNRARPVLARVLERIGKGDTLVVVRIDRLARSLSHLLEVIERLEAKGAFFRSIQDPIDTGSPQGKFTLQVLGAAAEFERALIRERTKAGLASARTKGRVGGNPGLRAKDPAALRKVRLARQDGYMERLNETAQDWVPHVRRLRPDLAWEDVLRIINGPLPEARRWTQSRLLRAVKAYVRDGFLPTEVLARAGRRETDDRLPAIIAGIKGADPDITLQAICERLESMRERTPRGRTRWQPSSVKMLLERAERLGMI